In Erigeron canadensis isolate Cc75 chromosome 8, C_canadensis_v1, whole genome shotgun sequence, the DNA window agctttattaaaaaaaaaaaaagcagttaaaacttccttttatttttccttttaaaaaccaaaaactaaGACAAACACTAGAACAATAACTTatgaacttaaaaaataaaaaaagccaGAAGtcatttataaaacataaaaataaacaaaaaaaaataaaagctagACCAAACACTCCCTAATTAGGATTGATAACACCATTCATTTTCACCATGATACTAGTAAAATATACTCGTAAGTCATAATAGTCTTGAAATTTAATAAACCATGGCCAATTACAATTGAATTAATAAACCTTTAAAAAATTGAAGGACATACAAgtccaaagaaaaaaaaaaaaaaaaacgtcgCTGCCTAGATTCGAACCCAGGTCACCAGGGTGACAGGCGGGAATACTTACCACTGTACTACAACAACTTTGTTGTAGGCTTTCGTTTCAGAAACAATTTAATAGCACTCGTAAAAATACTGATAACTCTGACAGGTCATATTAAACAGAAGGCACATTAAACACACCGAATGCACCAAAAATCTTTGTCATCATCTCTTTGTATCAGAAccaacacatacatacatacatagttCTCTCACCGATTAAGGTATACgtttatatacacatatttattcgttcatatattatttgatgattaattaataatgatacAACTTCTAATTTGCTGGGCAGATTTTATACTGATTTACATGatcatatttttatgttgagAAATGGTTGTTTAGTTTATTACTGTAtcaatttaagaaagaataaatggaaatttaatatattcatttttatttttggatatagAGTTAAACGAGATAATGTATAGACCGGTGTCATCGAGTGATGGAGTACCGCCTAGTGATAGTAGTAGTGTAGGCGAAGATGTTGTTGTGAGTCTTGACCAAGTACCTAAATGGATCAATGACGGAACTTGTTATGAACATGACTATTATCAAAGTATGCACTTTCCGGACCCGTCTTTTGAGGGAGAGAGTAGTGGAAATGGATCAATGATTTCGAGGTTTCCGGTGGATGATGAGGTTAACTCCAAGGTTTATTTGTGGAGAGGAAACCCTTGGAATCTGGAGGTTGATGCTGTTGTTAACTCTACCAATGAGGTGAGGCAGCTGTTTCATTGATTAGTGTTTTTACCAAAGATAGATATGCTATTTTCATTTACTTTACTGCATAATGCGTTTGTGTGTGAGCGGATTTGATTTGGGAGTTGTATTTTGCTTATGTTAACTTATGTTGAAGTATGATTTGGAATGTGTGTATGGACCATTCATTCTATGTGATATTGTTTCACAGTTTTCAGTTTTGTTGAACAAATTACAATGTGTAGATCAACGATGATGATGAATGTGCTTCAATTTTATGTAAAATACCTAGATGACAAATTGACCCTTACTTTTTGCACACGTCGGAATTTACTTTAAAGTGTGAAATATAAGCTGCTGCTCTCAAATATAAAGTTCGTAATCCTATGTTTGTATTATCTATCTACAATAGATACTTTCATGATGCTAATTGCAAAAGAAGGTATGTCTTTTAATTTGCCTTCTTTATATACATTTCTGGGATAGAAGTAGAGCGGAAATCTGCATAATCTCTGAAACTATTAGGGTACTATAGTTTTAGACCTCAACTTTAATACTGTAGGTATTTATTTCTCTTGTATATATAATCTATTCCTTTGGCATTGGTCATTTGAGATTTTTAGGTTGTCCTTGCTAAGTGTTCCAGTATCTAAACTGTATATTATCGATTTCTTCTGCAGAACATGGATGAAGCACACTGCACCCCTGGATTGCATTCTGCAGCAGGGCCTGGTCTAGCTGAAGAATGTGCAACTTTGGTAACGCACCTGTCCACTTATAGTTCTTTATGAGATAAGACTGATATATTGTTGTATAGTATGTTTTGGTATACTTTGCTATTTTCAAATGATCTTAATCTCAATTTCCTGGggtgaaaattttaaaaataccaaATTAATATGTTGTAACCTTTGAGTGTGTCACAGGGTGGTTGCAGAACAGGGATGGCAAAAGTTACTAATGCGTATTATTTACCTGCAAGGTAGGCATTCGTTTTTTGTCTCGGGTTGCTTGCTTCACTATTAGCTTAGTTTATTTCTCACCACGGTGACGATTAGTACGTGAACGTCAACCATTTATCTCTACAAGAAATAAGATTCTCTTTCCTAACATAACATCTTATATGTACGCCTGATATTCTTGTAGGAAGGTTATACATACTGTTGGGCCTAAATATGCTGTAAAATATCATACTGCTGCAGAAAATGCTTTGAGCCACTGCTATCGTTCTTCTCTAGAACTTCTTGTCGAGAACGGACTTCAGAGGTTCTTTCATACCCATGCCCTGCAtccaataattaattatttctctTTTCGTGCAGCAGTTTTATGTGAGCTTATTATTCCCTTAAATTTATGACTACAGCATTGCTTTTGGCTGTATATACACAGAAGCAAAACAGTATCCACGGGAACCAGCTGCTCATGTAGCAATAAGTAAGAAAACCATTAGGATTACCCCATACCTTCTACAAACATTATGCTGGTACTCAAAACCTACCTCTATATAATTCTTATTTCCATCAGGAACCGTCCGCAGGTTTCTTGAGAAACAAAAGGATAAAATCACAGGTGTGGTATTCTGCACATTTACAGCAAATGATACCGAAATATATAAGAGGTAAGCTAGTGAAATTTGTGTTAAATCTGAATAAACTTATTATAATCTGGCATTCTTCTTAATGTTCCTTACAAATTTAGATTGCTTCCACTGTACTTTCCTCGCGAGAAAAAGGAGGAAAGGATTGCCGTTACAAAACTTCCTGTTGATGTTGGGGATGTAAATGGTGAGACGATTATAGATGAACGCAAAATCAGAATAAAAGCCTTACCCAATATGAAAAAAACTAATCCAAAAGCTCCGCAGACCTCGGTAGATATTCCTGTCAGTGATCGTGGATTGGCTAGAAGGTTGGTGACGTGGCAAGTTCATTGTATTTGATATAATCTGTGCAGAATTATATATTTgtgaaatatatgtaatgttaGTAGGTTGATGGATGGTGTATATTTTGTTTCCTAAAAGAGGTATTGTTTGATGACAGGAACTCTTCATATTTGGACTCATATCTAGATCCAGGTTTCATGTCCCTTATCAAGGATCCAGATCAACGGCGTAAGGAACAGTGGGAAAAAACTGCACAAGCACAAAATGGGTTTAACTTTGCTAAAATTCTTGGATTTGGTGATCTTGGTAGGCCGCCACTTTCAGCTTCTGAAGAATACTCACTCCATTCTAGATACCTTGCCAAGGCGAACTCTGTCAACCTTTCTGAAATATCAGAAATGAAGATTGTGTAAGTAGCTGTTGAGTGTTCGTTGTGGGCACTAACTACTTGTCTTGTATTTCATTTGTAAAACTTTATGTTTTTATTCAACAAATAGTGtgaagtttttatatttttgaatctTTGTGATTATAATCATGCAGGTACCGAGGAGGAGTAGATAGTGATGGTCGTCCGGTCATGGTTGTTGTTGGCGCACATTTTCTTCTTCGTTGTCTCAATCTTCAGAGATTTGTACTCTACATAGTAAAGGTATTAATTGATTCACTGAGCATGTTCCCATATAATTTGCGACTACATTCTTTATTGTCCTGATCTTGAGAGATTCGTACTCTACATAGTATAGGTATTAATTGACTCACATATAATTTGCCACTAACTGCCTAAATGTTGTCTAAGGTAGtgattcttttttttattggatgACAAATGAAAGTTGTTAGTAGTTAATTTTCCCAAAGTACATCTGAGGAGCATGCGGCATGCCGCAACAAAAGGATGGTCCCCTATGCATTTCATTCTTTCCTGAAGGGAAAAATAGAAGTTTGTAATTAAAAGCAAATGCCCACAGTTGAACCCATGAGCTCCAGAGTGgggacccccccccccccccccccccaaaaaaaaaaaaaaaaaaaaaacccaattatTGCTGTTCTTTTTGGTAAATATGAGTAGTATATGTTATGCTCTTGGTGTACATAATGTATACAATCCCTTGAATGTTGAATCACAGGAGTTTGAGCCATTGATTCAGAATGCCTATAGCATCGTATACTTCCACTCTGCTGCTTCTTTACAAGTGTGAGTACTCATGGCTTTTGCCCATCTTAATCTCTCTGTCAGTTTTTACATTATATACACATGTGCAGTTGCTAAATTACAGTTTATGCACCAAGAATGTATTAAAGCGCAAAATGTGTATGGGGCAACCCAAAGAGACTGTTTCAGAACACCATTTGGATGTTGCATGCTGTCCAAATTTTATGCTTTCACTATTCTTGGCTTTACAGTTTCTTTGTGATTTAAAAGTTGACCATATGAAAAACACATATGATCCATGACTGTTGTTGACTTGTAACAGTCATGGAATAGAGGAAATGCTACGATATTACATAAGTGATTGACTTTCAAACCATCATACTTCATTGCTTTATATTGAACTATCTTAATTAAGAAAATGCAGAGAACGAGCCTTTGGGCTTTGGCTAAAATGGGGATACATAAACGCACTTTTTTTAATTTGGCACTTTGTATCACACAAATCTTTCCCACATAGCTGAtttctttttttgtgtgtttaagCTTGCGACCATAAGCCAATCAGATTCTCAGAATATCCCTTTCCAATATTGCCAATGACAATTTCTAAGATTGATAAtacgtcaaaccaaacattgtATTGGTTAAAATGAGTTATCACTAGTGTCTTATGTTCTGTTTGTACCTTGTAATAAACCTGCTTGTCatttaatattagatatattcAACATGATACAATGAAggttactttttatataaacattatgGAACTAACAGGCAACCAGATCTTGGATGGATGAGGAAATTACAACAAATACTTGGCACAAAAAGCCAGCGCAATCTTCATGTAAGCAATATcaataatttcatatattattgcttcgattttatatttatgtttaccTTACTTCCAAAAGATAGTTCATTACTTCTGGTTCTGCTAATATATGCAGGCAATCTATGTACTCCACCCAACATTTGGACTAAAGACTGCAGTCTATACAATGCAACTTTTAGTCGATGGAGTGGTATGCACTATGACAACTATGCTTGATGTATACTATAAACTTGatttattgttataattaatatataaattggaAATTCACATACAGGTGTGGAAAAAGGTTGTATATGTTGATAGGCTTCTTCATCTATTCAAAT includes these proteins:
- the LOC122611253 gene encoding protein GDAP2 homolog isoform X1, with translation MYRPVSSSDGVPPSDSSSVGEDVVVSLDQVPKWINDGTCYEHDYYQSMHFPDPSFEGESSGNGSMISRFPVDDEVNSKVYLWRGNPWNLEVDAVVNSTNENMDEAHCTPGLHSAAGPGLAEECATLGGCRTGMAKVTNAYYLPARKVIHTVGPKYAVKYHTAAENALSHCYRSSLELLVENGLQSIAFGCIYTEAKQYPREPAAHVAIRTVRRFLEKQKDKITGVVFCTFTANDTEIYKRLLPLYFPREKKEERIAVTKLPVDVGDVNGETIIDERKIRIKALPNMKKTNPKAPQTSVDIPVSDRGLARRNSSYLDSYLDPGFMSLIKDPDQRRKEQWEKTAQAQNGFNFAKILGFGDLGRPPLSASEEYSLHSRYLAKANSVNLSEISEMKIVYRGGVDSDGRPVMVVVGAHFLLRCLNLQRFVLYIVKEFEPLIQNAYSIVYFHSAASLQVQPDLGWMRKLQQILGTKSQRNLHAIYVLHPTFGLKTAVYTMQLLVDGVVWKKVVYVDRLLHLFKYVPREQLTIPDFVFQHDLEVNGGKGLTVDTRTKYAYNQT
- the LOC122611253 gene encoding protein GDAP2 homolog isoform X2 — translated: MYRPVSSSDGVPPSDSSSVGEDVVVSLDQVPKWINDGTCYEHDYYQSMHFPDPSFEGESSGNGSMISRFPVDDEVNSKVYLWRGNPWNLEVDAVVNSTNENMDEAHCTPGLHSAAGPGLAEECATLGGCRTGMAKVTNAYYLPARKVIHTVGPKYAVKYHTAAENALSHCYRSSLELLVENGLQSIAFGCIYTEAKQYPREPAAHVAIRTVRRFLEKQKDKITGVVFCTFTANDTEIYKRLLPLYFPREKKEERIAVTKLPVDVGDVNGETIIDERKIRIKALPNMKKTNPKAPQTSVDIPVSDRGLARRNSSYLDSYLDPGFMSLIKDPDQRRKEQWEKTAQAQNGFNFAKILGFGDLGRPPLSASEEYSLHSRYLAKANSVNLSEISEMKIVYRGGVDSDGRPVMVVVGAHFLLRCLNLQRFVLYIVKEFEPLIQNAYSIVYFHSAASLQVQPDLGWMRKLQQILGTKSQRNLHAIYVLHPTFGLKTAVYTMQLLVDGVVWKKVVYVDRLLHLFKYVPRMIWK